Proteins encoded together in one Salinibacter grassmerensis window:
- a CDS encoding DUF2007 domain-containing protein has product MSSHEEWASVFRTSTDYEADLVRDRLDDSGIPAVVLTQRDHAFNLTVGDLASVHVMVPPEQADKAVSLLEEQLSDEELEAAALSADPDAPPANTPDQDSKLDSGHEHMDLGPPEDDAEDADDDSSA; this is encoded by the coding sequence ATGAGTTCGCACGAGGAATGGGCGAGTGTTTTTCGGACTAGCACCGACTACGAGGCCGACCTCGTTCGGGATCGGCTCGACGACAGCGGCATTCCGGCCGTCGTGCTGACCCAGCGCGACCATGCCTTCAACCTCACTGTGGGCGACCTCGCCTCGGTGCACGTGATGGTGCCGCCGGAGCAGGCCGACAAGGCGGTGTCGCTGTTGGAGGAGCAACTCTCGGACGAGGAATTGGAGGCGGCGGCGCTCAGCGCCGACCCCGACGCCCCTCCGGCCAACACCCCCGACCAAGACTCGAAGCTCGACTCCGGGCACGAGCACATGGACCTGGGGCCGCCCGAAGACGACGCGGAGGACGCCGACGACGACTCGTCCGCGTAG
- a CDS encoding phosphatidate cytidylyltransferase — MSNNFRRIVTALLAAPVVLGLAYLGGWWFAGLVAGIGVLGQRELYQMAHQGGAWPQRIWGFLVGILLVGTFLRPSLWPVGATILLLFVVGAPLLVPQEQFLFSFAVTLVGVVYPTGLLGSLIWLRETQSAAVGDGEAFWLVLFVLLVVWATDVAAYYVGKTVGQRPLAPTISPNKTWEGTLGGLGAALIVGIVLKLTVVDLLAWAHVAALIGIGGGVSQLGDLLESKLKRSVAVDDSSQLLPGHGGMLDRFDAMAVAAPLSVLYLHLVAGLV; from the coding sequence GTGAGCAACAACTTCCGCCGGATCGTCACGGCCCTCTTGGCGGCGCCGGTCGTGCTGGGACTGGCGTACCTGGGCGGATGGTGGTTTGCGGGCCTCGTCGCGGGCATCGGGGTGCTGGGGCAACGCGAGCTGTACCAGATGGCCCACCAGGGCGGTGCGTGGCCGCAACGGATCTGGGGGTTTCTCGTCGGCATCCTCCTCGTGGGAACGTTCCTGCGGCCGTCCCTCTGGCCCGTTGGGGCGACGATTCTGCTCCTTTTCGTCGTAGGCGCGCCGCTGCTGGTGCCACAGGAGCAGTTTCTGTTCAGCTTCGCGGTAACGCTCGTGGGGGTCGTCTACCCGACGGGCCTGCTCGGGAGCTTGATCTGGCTTCGCGAGACCCAAAGTGCGGCCGTCGGCGACGGGGAAGCGTTCTGGTTGGTCCTGTTCGTCTTGCTGGTGGTCTGGGCGACGGATGTAGCGGCCTACTACGTTGGCAAGACCGTCGGCCAGCGCCCCCTTGCCCCCACCATCTCCCCGAACAAGACGTGGGAGGGCACGCTCGGGGGGCTGGGAGCGGCCCTGATCGTCGGCATCGTGCTCAAGCTGACCGTCGTGGACCTCCTCGCGTGGGCTCATGTGGCGGCCCTCATCGGAATTGGGGGCGGCGTGAGCCAGCTTGGCGACCTGCTGGAGAGCAAGCTCAAGCGCTCGGTGGCGGTCGACGATTCGAGCCAGCTCCTGCCGGGCCACGGCGGGATGCTGGACCGCTTCGACGCGATGGCGGTGGCGGCCCCGCTTAGCGTGCTCTATCTCCACCTCGTCGCGGGACTGGTGTAG
- a CDS encoding ABC transporter ATP-binding protein, with protein sequence MIKTENLQKVYRTDEVETLALNGVNIEIDTGEFVSVMGPSGCGKSTLLNVLGLLDAPTEGRYAFDGQEVGDRSERQRAKLRKGNIGFVFQSFNLIDELTVYENVELPLLYLDTPSAERSERVEAALDRVQIAHRRDHFPQQLSGGQQQRVAVARAVVANPKLILADEPTGNLDSTNGAQVMELLSDLNEAGTTIVMVTHSPADAEYSARTIHLFDGKVVSENFIEQEYAAHPGV encoded by the coding sequence ATGATCAAGACCGAGAACCTACAGAAGGTCTACCGCACCGACGAGGTCGAAACCCTGGCCCTCAACGGCGTCAACATCGAGATCGACACCGGCGAGTTCGTGTCGGTGATGGGCCCGTCCGGCTGCGGCAAGTCTACCCTCCTCAACGTGCTCGGCCTGCTCGACGCCCCGACCGAGGGCCGCTACGCGTTCGACGGGCAGGAGGTCGGCGACCGCAGCGAGCGCCAGCGCGCGAAGCTCCGGAAGGGCAACATCGGGTTCGTCTTTCAGAGCTTTAACCTGATCGACGAGCTCACCGTCTACGAGAACGTGGAGCTGCCCCTCCTCTACCTCGACACCCCCTCCGCCGAGCGCAGCGAACGGGTGGAGGCGGCCCTGGATCGGGTGCAGATCGCCCACCGCCGCGATCACTTTCCGCAGCAGTTGTCCGGAGGCCAGCAGCAGCGGGTGGCCGTGGCGCGCGCGGTGGTGGCCAACCCGAAGCTGATCCTGGCCGACGAGCCGACCGGGAACCTCGACTCCACGAACGGCGCGCAGGTGATGGAGCTGCTCTCGGACCTCAACGAGGCGGGCACCACCATCGTGATGGTGACCCACTCCCCCGCCGACGCCGAGTACTCGGCCCGCACCATCCACCTGTTCGATGGCAAGGTCGTCTCCGAAAACTTCATCGAGCAGGAGTACGCCGCCCATCCTGGGGTCTGA
- a CDS encoding four helix bundle protein has translation MVCENVRLGEGRMEEKTKRREGDEQKVGLESEEEFLDQYQKDLEVMAIERVEDLEVYRSAFCSSMEIFRQSKERPKVERCALADQIRRFSRAVCANLSEVWRKRRYPKHFVNKLSDAGAEASETRTWLRFARSCEYLGLEAFETLDDRYDRICGGLVQMMDAPEKWCGPTDSAQEPSVPYDTE, from the coding sequence ATGGTCTGTGAGAATGTGCGTTTGGGCGAGGGGCGAATGGAGGAGAAGACGAAAAGGCGAGAGGGGGATGAGCAGAAAGTGGGATTGGAGAGCGAGGAGGAATTTCTTGACCAGTATCAGAAAGATCTTGAGGTCATGGCGATTGAGCGTGTTGAGGATCTGGAGGTGTATCGGTCGGCGTTTTGTTCATCAATGGAGATCTTTCGGCAATCGAAGGAACGGCCGAAGGTGGAGCGGTGCGCGTTGGCGGATCAGATTCGGCGGTTCTCGCGGGCGGTCTGTGCGAATCTTTCGGAGGTGTGGCGAAAGCGGCGGTACCCGAAGCACTTTGTCAACAAGCTGTCGGATGCCGGTGCGGAGGCCAGTGAGACCCGAACGTGGCTCCGGTTTGCGCGGAGTTGTGAGTATCTGGGTTTGGAAGCGTTCGAGACCTTGGACGATCGGTACGATCGGATCTGCGGGGGACTTGTGCAGATGATGGATGCTCCCGAAAAGTGGTGCGGTCCCACCGACTCTGCTCAGGAACCCTCGGTTCCCTACGACACGGAGTAA
- a CDS encoding CPBP family intramembrane glutamic endopeptidase, producing MASPSSASGGVLFDPWTRRGHLPLNGPLERASVGRPTLSFVTGLLGLGAAFLLFQFLLTPIALLAQIAMAEGGLSLEAFQNPERLMASYTQELLVSNSIGQVLGLAVPALLAARLHSSEWMAYLRLRGVDGRLLALALVGIVGLQPVTQWLAELNRALPLPESVRAMEQSQLEMIRSVLQSDLGLVFSVTVLALVPGVCEELLFRGYAQRQFERAAGPTGGILLAGGLFGVYHLRPSQALPLTVLGLYMAYLVWRTGSLLPAVLVHIAHNGLAVVGARYAETHPDYTVRALEQTSMPWYLVGLGFVIVGSVLYVMHSLATRLQNSPGEAERSSP from the coding sequence GTGGCGTCTCCCTCCTCTGCTTCCGGCGGTGTCCTGTTCGATCCGTGGACCCGACGGGGGCATCTTCCACTGAACGGCCCACTGGAGCGGGCATCGGTGGGACGGCCCACCCTGAGCTTCGTGACGGGCCTGCTGGGCCTCGGGGCCGCGTTTTTGCTGTTCCAGTTTCTCCTCACCCCCATTGCACTCCTCGCCCAGATCGCGATGGCGGAGGGCGGGCTGTCGTTGGAGGCCTTCCAGAACCCGGAGCGGCTGATGGCGTCCTACACGCAGGAGCTGCTGGTCAGCAACAGCATTGGGCAGGTGCTGGGGCTGGCGGTCCCGGCGCTGCTGGCGGCGCGCCTGCACTCCTCCGAGTGGATGGCGTACCTGCGCCTTCGGGGCGTGGACGGGCGGCTCCTGGCACTGGCGCTGGTCGGGATCGTCGGGCTGCAGCCCGTGACGCAGTGGCTCGCCGAGCTGAATCGGGCGCTGCCGCTGCCGGAGTCCGTCCGGGCGATGGAGCAGTCGCAGCTGGAGATGATTCGGAGCGTGCTGCAGAGCGACCTGGGGCTCGTCTTCAGCGTCACGGTGCTGGCGCTCGTCCCTGGGGTCTGTGAGGAACTGCTGTTCCGAGGGTACGCCCAGCGACAGTTTGAGCGAGCCGCCGGGCCGACTGGGGGCATTCTTTTGGCGGGGGGGCTCTTCGGGGTGTATCATCTCCGCCCTTCGCAGGCGCTTCCGCTCACGGTACTCGGGCTGTACATGGCGTATCTCGTGTGGCGCACCGGCAGCCTCCTGCCGGCTGTGCTGGTGCACATCGCCCACAACGGCCTCGCCGTCGTCGGGGCCCGATACGCAGAGACGCATCCCGACTACACGGTCCGCGCGCTCGAACAGACCTCAATGCCGTGGTACCTGGTGGGGCTTGGGTTCGTCATTGTGGGAAGTGTTCTCTATGTTATGCATTCCCTTGCCACTCGCCTTCAGAATTCTCCAGGCGAGGCGGAGCGCTCTTCTCCTTGA
- a CDS encoding slipin family protein: protein MLTFYLLAALVLIAVVLVVRTFKVVKEYERGVKFMLGQFVKVMEPGLGTVIPLIQSWERVDMRVKAVDVPRQESITRDNVTVEIDAVIYYQVRDAEKAILEVEEYMYATQQLAQTTMRNIVGEVDLDALLAERERISQQIREIIDEATDPWGIEVQSVELKDIILAENMKRVIARQAEAERERRAVTIQAEGELEAAQNMADAADTLNDEEGALHLRTLQTLNSLSSDDSNTVIFAVPTEALRALESIGGNGTGGE from the coding sequence ATGCTCACGTTCTACCTTTTGGCCGCCCTCGTTCTGATTGCGGTCGTTCTCGTCGTGCGCACCTTCAAGGTCGTGAAGGAGTACGAGCGCGGCGTCAAGTTTATGCTCGGGCAGTTCGTCAAGGTGATGGAGCCGGGCCTCGGCACGGTCATCCCGCTGATCCAGTCGTGGGAGCGGGTCGACATGCGCGTGAAGGCGGTCGACGTGCCGCGCCAGGAGAGCATCACGCGCGACAATGTAACCGTCGAGATCGACGCCGTCATCTACTACCAGGTGCGGGACGCGGAGAAGGCCATCCTGGAGGTCGAGGAGTACATGTACGCCACCCAGCAGCTGGCGCAGACCACCATGCGCAACATCGTCGGGGAGGTGGACCTCGACGCGCTGCTGGCCGAGCGGGAGCGCATCTCCCAGCAGATCCGTGAGATCATCGACGAGGCCACCGACCCGTGGGGCATCGAGGTGCAGTCGGTGGAGCTGAAGGACATCATCCTGGCGGAGAACATGAAGCGGGTAATCGCCCGGCAGGCCGAGGCGGAGCGCGAGCGCCGTGCCGTCACGATTCAGGCGGAGGGGGAACTGGAGGCGGCCCAGAACATGGCCGACGCGGCGGATACGCTCAACGACGAAGAGGGGGCGCTCCACCTCCGCACCCTCCAGACGCTCAACAGCCTCAGCAGCGACGACTCGAACACTGTCATCTTCGCCGTGCCCACCGAGGCCCTGCGGGCGCTGGAGTCGATTGGGGGGAACGGAACCGGTGGAGAGTAG
- a CDS encoding sensor histidine kinase — protein sequence MHKRFRVQVAVRVGALMALVAGAAYLIFGRALYLPGGLLGACAIPVGVSLVRYTEKTTRDLTRFLESVRYADFTRRFTTDGRGPVFEDLRDAFEDVTAEFRRLRAEKERQVQYLQQVVQHLGVALITYQDDGEVETMNTAARRLLRTGPIRHVEALERVSDELAEALRTLDSGDQAMVRVEETDRTLQLAVRVSRFQLQGEPHALASIQDLRNELEEKEMEAWQQLTSVLTHEIMNSVAPISSLASTASRRLQSGGGTGTITADQAADAQEAVDTIERRSEGLMNFVDAYRSFTDIPAPEFEVLDARPLLDDVESLLRAQIEEQSLEVAASVDPPDLTLSGDPDLLEQLLINLALNAVQAIEEDAETRQGRIEFRAFVDRRSRPVIQVEDNGPGIPDDVQEKIFVPFFTTKEEGSGIGLSLSRQIMRLHGGSLSVRSTEGDGSVFTLRF from the coding sequence ATGCACAAGCGGTTTCGTGTACAGGTGGCTGTGCGGGTTGGGGCCCTGATGGCCTTGGTGGCGGGGGCAGCGTACCTGATCTTCGGGCGCGCTCTCTATCTCCCGGGCGGCCTCCTGGGAGCGTGCGCCATCCCCGTCGGCGTGTCGCTGGTGCGCTACACGGAAAAGACCACCCGCGACCTCACCCGTTTTCTGGAATCGGTCCGCTACGCCGACTTCACCCGCCGGTTCACGACCGATGGGCGCGGGCCGGTCTTTGAGGACCTGCGCGACGCCTTCGAGGACGTAACGGCTGAGTTTCGGCGGCTGCGGGCCGAGAAGGAGCGCCAGGTGCAGTACCTGCAGCAGGTGGTGCAGCACCTCGGGGTGGCCCTGATCACGTACCAGGACGACGGCGAGGTGGAGACGATGAACACGGCCGCCCGGCGTCTCCTCCGCACCGGCCCCATCCGGCACGTAGAGGCGCTCGAACGGGTGAGCGATGAGCTTGCCGAGGCGCTCCGCACGCTCGACTCTGGCGACCAGGCGATGGTGCGGGTGGAGGAGACGGACCGGACGCTCCAGCTGGCCGTCCGGGTGAGCCGGTTTCAGTTGCAGGGGGAGCCCCACGCCCTCGCCTCGATTCAGGACCTCCGCAACGAGTTGGAGGAGAAGGAGATGGAGGCGTGGCAGCAACTCACGAGCGTCCTCACCCACGAGATCATGAATTCCGTGGCGCCCATCTCGTCGCTCGCCTCCACCGCTTCGCGTCGCCTGCAGTCCGGCGGGGGTACTGGAACGATCACCGCCGACCAGGCCGCCGACGCCCAGGAGGCGGTGGACACGATTGAGCGACGGAGCGAGGGCCTCATGAACTTCGTCGACGCCTACCGCAGCTTCACCGACATCCCGGCGCCCGAGTTTGAGGTCCTCGACGCCAGGCCCCTCCTCGACGACGTGGAGAGCCTGCTCCGCGCCCAGATCGAAGAGCAGAGTCTTGAGGTTGCGGCCTCCGTCGACCCCCCTGATCTAACCCTCTCTGGGGACCCCGATCTCCTGGAGCAGTTGCTCATCAACCTGGCGCTGAACGCCGTGCAGGCCATCGAGGAAGACGCTGAGACGAGGCAGGGGCGCATCGAATTCCGCGCGTTCGTCGACCGGCGGAGTCGTCCCGTGATTCAGGTGGAGGACAACGGCCCGGGCATCCCCGACGACGTGCAAGAGAAGATCTTCGTTCCCTTCTTTACCACGAAGGAGGAGGGCTCCGGGATCGGCCTCAGCCTGTCGCGCCAAATCATGCGTCTGCATGGGGGCAGTCTCTCGGTCCGCTCCACGGAAGGCGACGGGTCGGTTTTCACGCTCCGTTTCTGA
- a CDS encoding sigma-54-dependent transcriptional regulator — MPASPASPSAETNGRVLVVDDNRDVLTALRLLLKEHVGAVHTATDPSSIPSLLGDNDYDTILLDMNFQQDASSGREGFEWLGKIQEIDPRAVVVMITAYGDVDKAVRAMKAGAADFIVKPWTDPELVASVQAAIKLHQTRAAAEASGDAPSNAEPDVAAAAEEPPPGFEGIVGRSAEMQAVFDLIQKVATTSANVLILGENGTGKELVARAVHRRSDRAEGAFVTADLGALSPSLFESELFGHVEGAFTGADADRAGRFETADGGTLFLDEIGNIPLELQKKLLTVLQRREVTRVGAVEARPVDIRLVCATNQPIYDATNDEDFRQDLLFRINTVEIELPPLRERGDDVLLLARHFLGEYAAKYDAATTGFTDEAQAALHQYHWPGNVRELRHTVERAVILSESAQIEPGDLRFSAPSRDASSGDGEGAFNTLDLDDLEQKAVRKALSKHGGNVSQAADELGISRRALYRRIEKYGL; from the coding sequence ATGCCTGCCTCCCCCGCGTCCCCCAGTGCCGAGACCAACGGTCGGGTGCTCGTCGTCGATGACAACCGGGACGTGCTCACAGCACTTCGTCTCCTGCTCAAAGAACACGTGGGCGCGGTCCACACCGCCACCGACCCGTCGTCCATTCCGTCGCTCCTTGGCGACAACGACTACGACACGATTCTGCTGGACATGAACTTCCAGCAGGACGCCTCCAGCGGCCGGGAGGGGTTTGAGTGGCTCGGCAAGATCCAGGAGATCGATCCGCGGGCCGTGGTGGTTATGATCACGGCGTACGGCGACGTGGACAAGGCCGTGCGCGCCATGAAGGCGGGGGCAGCGGACTTCATCGTGAAGCCGTGGACCGACCCGGAGCTGGTGGCGAGCGTCCAGGCGGCCATCAAGCTCCACCAGACCCGCGCGGCGGCGGAGGCATCAGGGGACGCCCCCTCAAACGCTGAGCCGGACGTGGCCGCGGCGGCGGAGGAACCGCCGCCCGGGTTCGAGGGCATTGTTGGGAGGAGCGCGGAGATGCAGGCAGTCTTCGATCTCATCCAGAAGGTGGCTACGACAAGCGCCAATGTGCTCATCCTCGGCGAGAACGGCACCGGAAAAGAACTCGTGGCCCGTGCGGTGCACCGGCGCTCCGACCGGGCTGAGGGGGCATTCGTGACGGCGGACCTCGGGGCCCTCAGTCCGTCGCTCTTTGAGAGCGAGCTGTTTGGGCACGTGGAGGGGGCCTTTACGGGGGCCGACGCGGACCGGGCGGGGCGCTTCGAGACGGCCGACGGGGGGACGCTCTTTCTCGACGAGATTGGCAACATTCCCCTGGAGCTCCAGAAGAAGCTGCTCACGGTGCTCCAGCGCCGTGAGGTGACGCGGGTGGGGGCGGTGGAGGCGCGGCCCGTTGACATCCGGCTGGTGTGTGCCACGAACCAGCCCATTTACGACGCGACGAACGACGAGGACTTCCGACAGGATCTTCTCTTTCGCATCAACACGGTCGAGATTGAGCTGCCCCCGTTGCGGGAGCGCGGGGACGACGTGCTCCTTCTGGCGCGTCATTTCCTGGGCGAGTACGCGGCGAAATACGATGCCGCGACCACGGGCTTTACGGACGAGGCGCAGGCGGCCCTTCACCAGTACCACTGGCCCGGAAACGTGCGGGAGCTGAGGCACACGGTCGAGCGGGCCGTCATTCTCAGTGAGTCGGCCCAAATCGAGCCCGGCGATCTGCGCTTCTCAGCCCCGTCCCGGGATGCCTCAAGCGGTGATGGAGAAGGGGCCTTCAACACCCTCGACCTTGACGATCTGGAGCAGAAGGCGGTCCGGAAGGCGCTTAGCAAGCACGGGGGCAATGTGAGCCAGGCCGCCGATGAGCTTGGTATTTCCCGCCGTGCCCTTTACCGCCGTATCGAAAAATATGGTCTGTGA
- a CDS encoding MATE family efflux transporter, whose translation MLNPIRAAVEGIGRLLARLQLIAASRVQRIADLAWPRILTGLARMSKATADVAMVGVAVGPAAIAGVGYGVPYWTMTYMLGGGIAGGTISLVSQRYGAGRHDDIDRAVKVSVVAALLVTLPLVVVFWTLPEPLIRLIGTGEEAIQYGTRYLRVASLAMPFAALNLVGSRTLIGADDAWTPMIVRAGGAVINVGLNAVFIFVFDLGVVGAALGTVLGSIGGVLFLGWGLTAGRLPFVGTLPVQIDWSAPYWDAADARHLARISTPLALRKVAQNGGQFPLLAIVGLYGPNMVAAFVVALRVRALMNTPGWGFGLASSSLVGQSLGAGNEQDADGYARDTLRFTVATYALVGAAVFVVADPVSALFVDEGAVRTTTTALIRAACVSVLLWGVMNGALGPLRASGDTTWPFYGQLLGLFVFALPLAYLGAVTSLGIWGLYGTLFAETAVPAAVIYYRFRTEKWKLISRQNREAAMGQAS comes from the coding sequence GTGCTGAATCCCATCCGCGCCGCCGTCGAGGGCATTGGGCGCCTCCTTGCTCGTCTGCAACTCATCGCGGCGTCGCGGGTCCAACGGATCGCGGACCTGGCCTGGCCCCGCATCCTGACGGGCCTAGCGCGCATGTCGAAGGCAACCGCCGACGTGGCGATGGTGGGCGTGGCCGTGGGGCCGGCCGCCATTGCGGGCGTCGGGTACGGGGTGCCGTACTGGACCATGACGTACATGCTCGGAGGCGGCATCGCCGGGGGCACGATTAGCCTCGTCTCGCAGCGGTACGGGGCCGGGCGGCACGATGACATTGATCGGGCGGTGAAGGTGAGCGTGGTGGCCGCGCTCCTGGTGACACTGCCCCTGGTCGTCGTGTTCTGGACGCTTCCGGAGCCGCTCATTCGCCTCATCGGGACGGGCGAGGAGGCCATCCAGTACGGCACGCGGTACCTGCGGGTCGCGAGTCTAGCGATGCCCTTCGCGGCCCTCAACCTGGTGGGGAGCCGCACCCTCATCGGGGCCGACGATGCGTGGACGCCCATGATCGTGCGGGCCGGGGGCGCGGTGATCAACGTGGGGCTGAACGCCGTCTTTATCTTTGTCTTCGACCTCGGCGTGGTCGGGGCCGCGTTGGGGACGGTTCTTGGAAGCATCGGCGGCGTGCTCTTCCTCGGATGGGGGCTCACCGCGGGACGCCTTCCGTTCGTGGGGACCCTGCCCGTGCAGATCGACTGGTCGGCGCCCTACTGGGACGCAGCGGACGCCCGTCACCTGGCCCGCATCTCGACGCCCCTGGCCCTGCGGAAGGTGGCCCAGAACGGCGGGCAGTTTCCCCTGCTCGCCATCGTGGGCCTCTACGGGCCCAACATGGTGGCCGCCTTCGTGGTCGCGCTCCGCGTGCGGGCCCTCATGAACACGCCCGGTTGGGGCTTCGGCCTGGCCTCCAGCAGCCTCGTCGGCCAGTCGCTCGGCGCGGGCAACGAACAGGACGCCGACGGCTACGCCCGCGACACCCTCCGCTTTACCGTCGCGACCTACGCCCTAGTCGGGGCCGCCGTGTTCGTCGTGGCCGACCCGGTCAGCGCGCTCTTCGTGGACGAGGGCGCCGTGCGCACCACCACCACGGCCCTCATCCGGGCGGCCTGCGTGAGCGTGCTGCTTTGGGGCGTCATGAACGGCGCCCTGGGGCCGCTCCGTGCCAGCGGCGACACCACCTGGCCCTTCTACGGCCAGCTGTTGGGGCTCTTCGTCTTTGCGCTGCCCCTGGCCTACCTCGGGGCCGTCACGTCGCTCGGCATCTGGGGGCTCTACGGCACCCTGTTCGCCGAGACTGCCGTGCCCGCCGCGGTCATCTACTACCGCTTCCGGACGGAAAAGTGGAAGCTCATCAGTCGGCAAAACCGGGAGGCCGCCATGGGACAGGCATCGTGA
- a CDS encoding efflux RND transporter periplasmic adaptor subunit, with translation MAPQDSTAPNGTSPENRASDESSSPESPLLQGNPSSGGDTETGGTGEGIDRNIETPVFTPTRVAAGLAAFLIVGALAYGVWDTATGGRVLNVDREKVTISTVGQGDFQEFIAVTGTAVPEKTVFLSAEEGGRIEAVPARAGAQVRAGDPILRLSNNDLRLELADTETRLAEQRSNMQQLRMSMEERRLSLQRDLANIRNQIRQLERQFKRQKRLHDQDLIADRAFQRTRDDLRYQRRRLELTRSAYRQDSLSFRSQLQQQRQQRQRLDEQYEVIQESVESLTVRAPINGQLTSLNAEVGQTIGRGQRIGRVDNTDDFKLRAQVDEFYIERVQHGQTATTDALGDTARTLVVDRVYPEVEDGRFEVDLAVQGGSPRGLRRGQTARLRLQLGQPQEATLLARGGFYQSTGGNWAYVLAEGEDMAVRRSIRLGRQNPNHFEVLEGLAPGDKVITSSYDTFGDADRLSLQ, from the coding sequence ATGGCGCCACAGGACTCGACCGCCCCAAACGGAACGTCCCCCGAGAATCGGGCCTCCGATGAGTCGTCCTCGCCCGAGTCGCCCCTCCTTCAGGGCAATCCCTCCTCCGGGGGCGATACCGAAACGGGCGGCACCGGAGAAGGCATCGACCGCAACATCGAGACGCCCGTTTTCACCCCGACACGCGTAGCCGCCGGACTCGCGGCCTTTCTGATCGTCGGCGCGCTGGCGTACGGCGTGTGGGACACCGCCACGGGGGGGCGCGTCCTTAATGTCGACCGCGAGAAGGTCACGATTTCGACTGTCGGGCAGGGGGACTTCCAGGAGTTCATCGCGGTAACCGGCACGGCCGTTCCGGAGAAGACGGTCTTTCTGAGCGCCGAGGAAGGGGGGCGCATCGAGGCGGTCCCCGCCCGGGCCGGGGCGCAGGTCCGGGCGGGCGACCCAATTCTGCGCCTCTCCAACAACGACCTCCGCCTGGAGCTCGCCGACACCGAGACCCGGCTGGCCGAGCAGCGAAGCAACATGCAGCAGCTGCGGATGTCGATGGAGGAGCGCCGGCTAAGCCTCCAGCGCGACCTGGCCAACATCCGGAACCAGATCCGCCAACTGGAGCGACAGTTCAAGCGCCAGAAGCGGCTCCACGATCAGGACCTGATTGCCGACCGGGCGTTTCAGCGGACCCGCGATGACCTCCGGTACCAGCGCCGTCGGCTGGAGCTGACCCGGTCGGCCTACCGGCAGGACTCCCTCAGCTTTCGGTCTCAACTCCAGCAGCAGCGCCAGCAGCGTCAGCGGCTCGACGAGCAGTACGAGGTCATCCAGGAATCGGTGGAGAGCCTGACCGTCCGCGCCCCCATCAACGGGCAACTGACGTCCCTCAACGCGGAGGTCGGACAGACGATCGGGCGGGGCCAGCGGATCGGGCGGGTCGACAACACCGACGACTTCAAGCTGCGGGCCCAGGTCGACGAGTTTTACATCGAGCGTGTCCAGCACGGCCAGACGGCCACCACCGACGCCCTCGGGGACACGGCCCGCACCCTCGTTGTCGACCGCGTCTATCCGGAGGTTGAGGACGGCCGGTTTGAGGTGGACCTCGCCGTGCAGGGCGGCTCCCCCCGCGGCCTGCGCCGCGGCCAGACGGCGCGCCTGAGGCTTCAACTGGGGCAGCCGCAGGAGGCAACCCTCCTGGCGCGGGGCGGGTTTTACCAAAGCACCGGCGGCAACTGGGCCTACGTGCTCGCTGAAGGCGAGGACATGGCGGTGCGGCGGTCCATCCGCCTCGGGCGCCAGAACCCCAATCACTTCGAAGTGCTGGAAGGGCTGGCGCCGGGCGACAAGGTCATCACCAGCAGCTACGACACCTTCGGCGACGCCGACCGTCTGTCTCTCCAGTAG